One window from the genome of Pseudoalteromonas sp. '520P1 No. 423' encodes:
- a CDS encoding TorF family putative porin has translation MKYSKYLTSGICVLLGLFGFQVEANDGITANIGFTNNYLWRGVTQSDKKPAVSGGLDYSHNSGFYVGTWASNIDFGDNATIETDFYAGFTHQIGDISYDFGYIYYGYPDGDDLNFSEIMASASWKFLSVGISTTAQSDWESDFGDDTYFELNVSFEVFQGVEFGLHLGSYDFNNGTDYIDYNMSLSKNGLSFMISAVDEDEIDDEYSISISYTHEVNF, from the coding sequence ATGAAATACTCTAAATATTTAACTTCAGGAATATGCGTTTTACTTGGTCTATTTGGATTTCAAGTTGAAGCAAATGATGGCATTACTGCTAATATCGGTTTTACAAACAATTATTTATGGCGAGGGGTGACACAAAGCGATAAAAAACCAGCTGTATCAGGAGGTTTAGATTATTCACATAACTCTGGCTTTTATGTGGGTACTTGGGCCTCAAATATAGATTTTGGTGATAATGCGACTATAGAAACCGATTTCTATGCAGGCTTTACACATCAAATTGGCGATATATCTTATGATTTTGGATATATTTACTATGGCTATCCTGACGGTGACGATCTAAATTTTTCAGAAATTATGGCTTCGGCGTCATGGAAATTTTTATCTGTGGGAATTTCTACTACAGCACAAAGCGATTGGGAATCTGATTTTGGTGATGATACTTATTTCGAATTAAACGTATCTTTTGAAGTATTTCAAGGCGTAGAGTTTGGTTTACATCTTGGTAGTTATGATTTTAATAACGGCACTGATTATATTGATTACAATATGAGTTTAAGTAAAAACGGCCTCAGTTTTATGATTAGTGCTGTAGATGAGGATGAAATTGATGACGAGTATAGTATTTCGATATCTTATACTCATGAAGTTAACTTTTAA